Genomic DNA from Setaria italica strain Yugu1 chromosome V, Setaria_italica_v2.0, whole genome shotgun sequence:
TGTGTTCCAACTGGCAGGGTTGTTGGAGACCAGTCTTCAGTTGGAACCATGGAGAAGGATGAAAGACAAATTGCAATGGCCACTGACCAAGGTGGTGATGCTTACTTCCTACCTTTTCTCATTCCTGCCTAAAAAATATAAGCTTCTCTACATCAATTGTTTACAGATATAACAAAGGAAACTCCATTACAGTGAGCCCCAGGTCACAGGTATCTAGGACGAGCAGTGGAGCAGCATCTGGTCCTTCTGAAAGCAGAGGCACTGACGATAGCACAAAGCGACGAAGGTTGTCTTCAGCAAAACATGGACCCGAGAGCTCAACATCTAGTGATGAAAGTCTTTCTGCACCCCCTTGTGTTGTGACATTTAATACAGGAGTGAAAATAGTGGCTGTAGCTGCTGGTGGTCGTCATACGTTAGCACTATCAGGTGACCTAGATTTGTCATTATGGCAGTGATATTTGCCTTGCAAGGAAATTTACTGACTAGAATAATATTTTCTTTGAAACTTCAGATTTAGGTCAGGTGTGGGGTTGGGGATATGGAGGAGAAGGGCAACTAGGTCTGGGTTCCAGAATCAGAACTGTTTCTTCTCCTCATCCTGTACCGTGCATTGAATCGGCACTGTACAGCAAGGATCGGCCGTCAGCTATGAAAGGTAACAAGACCGCTGAAGGGCACATCAGTAAAGTCATGGGAAATTGCGTGAAGGCAATTGCTTGTGGAGGCCGTCATAGTGCTGTAGTAACAGGTcagttatatttttttaattcattCCTTGAAGTTCTTTACCATATCCATGTAGAGATATACCAGTCATTCTGGATCTCAAGCTAGTTTCAAAAGGTCGGATATAACTCTGTGGAAAACAAGGTTTCAAATTAACATGTGTCCTCTGAAGCAGGATAGCGTAGTCTTTAGACATGCATTTTGACTTTTCAGAATAGTAGACATATGTTTACTATTTACTAACTTGTTTTGCAAGATAGTAGAAAATGCAGGATCTCGTACCAAAAGGTGTTCATGTAGACACAGTGTTGTAATCCTAGGCACTACTGCTCTCTTATCCTTCAAAACGAATTATAACTCCATAATGGTTTTTACACTACAATAAGGAAATATAACTCTAGAATCTAGTCCCAGGCTCTGATTTGCTACTTGGAGGGCTTTCTTGTCTTAAACCAAAATGCTATAGCTCAAACCACCTGCAGCTTTTCAGTTGTCAGATTGTAGCAAAGCTGCAAAGGTTTAGTTTCATTTGAACTTGAAGTTTTCCCCATAGATATCTGCAACTGTAGCAAGATCTCTCCTGTATTTTTAACACCCAACTCCTGCTTGCAGATTCAGGAGCTCTTCTCACATTTGGATGGGGGCTGTATGGACAGGTTAGCTTTTCAATCTGGCCAGTTTTGTTTGATCAAAATGATTGTGATCTATTGAACCAAACAAATACACTCAGGTAGCTAACAAAAGATATATATGTTCAGTGAGTGGCATTCTGTGTCTTAGTGTTAGATGGGTGATCATTACAATATGGAAAATATAGTAATCTTGTACCTTCGGTTGCTAATTGCTTTAGTTCattttatttgtatttgtatATGTTGGAATTTGTATCATTATAACTAATGGGTACTATATTTTCACAATTTTTCATGCTCTAGCATATTCCATGTTAATGGCATGTTATGCTATGTGCAATAATTTCATTCGTTTTATATGTTCTATAGGATTGTTCTTTATCAATGCACTTCATTTGTGTCAACCGTGCTTTTTCTTCTTCAGTGCGGACAAGGGAATACAGAAGATGTTTTAAGTCCGACGTGTGTATCATCTATCCTGGGAATCAAGATGCAAGATGTTGCCGCAGGTCTGTGGCACACCGTATGTACATCTGTAGATGGTGATGTCTATTCGTTTGGAGGAAACCAGTTTGGGCAGCTTGGCACTGGTTCGGATCAAGCTGAGGTATGAAGTTTTTAATGTAACAGATGCTACTGCAGTTAACGCAGTTTTGATCCATAGAGATGCCCATAGTTCTCCATGAAGTAATGATGGCCTTTGACAACCGTTTGTTTCAAAATGCAGACTGTTCCAAAATTGGTAGATGCTACAAGCCTGGAAAATAAGAATGCCAGATCTGTTTCTTGTGGAGCTCGCCACAGTGCTATTATAACAGGTACGTTCATCTGTTCTATTGTTGGTTATAGAGTTCTGCAGATGTTTCTAGTGTACCATCTTGTACCATCCTTCGCCTTAGTTACATGTTTAAACTGCTCCCATATACATATACGAGTCCTAACCCCCTTTTAATCATATGATGCTCTCATTTTAATCATAGGTTGTACTGATTGTTGTGCAGCCTggggtagaatttttttttccaattcttTCATTGAGTTAAGTAGACTAGAGGAACTAAGAGCTGGTAGACCTATACTGATCCCTAGGGTTTATACTATGTAAATAGACTAGAGAAAGAACTACGAAGTGAAACAGTAAAAGTTGTAATAAATATAGGAAATGGAAAGGGCAACTGTATCGGCAGGACAATGTTTCCATCTTAGGTCGGAAAAAAGGTCTTTTGTGCTTCTGGCATCTGACAAGGATTACGAAACTTTTGCAGATGAAGGCGAGGTATTCTGCTGGGGATGGAACAAATATGGCCAGGTAGTTAACCCTTGACTCTCCTTTCATACCACTGAAGTACAAGGTTTACTTCCGTTTCTGAAATTTGAGTTTGCGTTTGCAGCTCGGCCTCGGCGACTCGATGGACAGGAACGTGCCTTGCAGTGTCCCCGTGGACACGTACCACCCGCTGAACGTGTCGTGCGGCTGGTGGCACACCTTGGTGCTCGCGGAGTCGCCTACCTGAAACCTGACAGGAATTACCGTAGATTGACAATTTTGTTAGGAACATGTAGGCTCGTGCAGGTGCGGATGCTGCATTTCATCGTGTACATACATGGCAGTGCATACAGATGTGTGTATTCATTCTTTCCGGTGCGCTCTTCAACGTGTGCAACGTAGACGAATCTTGTATCGCCCTGCGTATACAGTTGAGTAGGATTGCCTGTACAATTACGCTTGAAACTGGGTTCGCTGACGCTTGCCAAGCGGTTATGCTGCTCCCACATTGGGTAACCGGATTACCAGATTGCCGACTCCAGCCGTCCATGTTCTTCGCTACTGGAGCCTGGAGGATGGACCTGCAAAATAAGGCATACGATGTACCTCCATGTTTATAATCCTACAGCTTGAGATTTAAGTACTACTGGTTCACTACATTGAAGCCTGAAACGGCCATTGCCCTGCAGGAAAAAACCGAGACCAATATGTTTGAACAGGCACGAACTACCACTCTACCAGTAACAAAAAATGAAATCGAATACACGTCACTGATTTTAAGTTGTGCTCACTCAAATATATGTTCACCTACATAGCAACGTCAAAACTGGAGACGATAATGCCCCGTAGCAAAAACATTTATATACAACGGACGGGGGCATTTACAggcacaaaaaagaaaaagaaaaggaacaaagTCACAGTCGACCCAGGTAGAGGGTCCGTCGGAGACGATCGGTCAGTCAGCAACTGCTTTCCTGTAAGTACACAGGCATCTGTGGTTTGCCACAGATGCTCGTGGATTTATTTGTGCTTCCATTTGCTAGCAATCCTTGTGTTAGAGCCTACGGCTGTTTCCATGTAGATTGTCCTGAAAACTTGAAAAGGCTAGTTGTGAGAACAATGAACAAACCTGACACTCAACAGATATCCTACAGATAGATATGTCAGCATTGAAATTTGTCAATTTAGATTGTTTCGGTCCTGGGATTATTACAGCACATTGTACACTAGATAGTTTGAACGCACAAGCTGCATACTGGACACTAAATAATCTTGCGGGGCCATGTGTCCTACAGATAGATATGTCAGCAtagaaatttgtcaatttaGATTGTTTCAGTCCTGGGATTATTAGAGCACATTGTACACTAGATAGTTTGAACGCACAAGCTGCACACTGTACACTAAATAATCTTGCGGGGCCATGTGTATAGTAGAAAAACGTGTGACTAGAGAACTGAATATCT
This window encodes:
- the LOC101771117 gene encoding ultraviolet-B receptor UVR8 codes for the protein MNGRGSGGGGGGGEEEMEEDGGGGAGCAQGAGAGAENKERVVLMWGYLPGVSPQRSPLLGPVPVRLPPAAAAPGGDGWRDVCGGGCGFAMAISESGKLLTWGSADDMGQSYVTAGKHEETPEVFPLPSGVAMVRADAGWAHCVAITDEGDVYTWGWKECVPTGRVVGDQSSVGTMEKDERQIAMATDQVSPRSQVSRTSSGAASGPSESRGTDDSTKRRRLSSAKHGPESSTSSDESLSAPPCVVTFNTGVKIVAVAAGGRHTLALSDLGQVWGWGYGGEGQLGLGSRIRTVSSPHPVPCIESALYSKDRPSAMKGNKTAEGHISKVMGNCVKAIACGGRHSAVVTDSGALLTFGWGLYGQCGQGNTEDVLSPTCVSSILGIKMQDVAAGLWHTVCTSVDGDVYSFGGNQFGQLGTGSDQAETVPKLVDATSLENKNARSVSCGARHSAIITDEGEVFCWGWNKYGQLGLGDSMDRNVPCSVPVDTYHPLNVSCGWWHTLVLAESPT